A portion of the Bacillus thuringiensis genome contains these proteins:
- a CDS encoding YpjP family protein, with translation MPNWFRKTLVALITVFTFGLVTPPSILLDNAKAADKPTSTAGQQNLESTSYTYEETNDRLTTDTFITYAMQEAEKQSMQKFGTKIGPVIEDEFKDVILPKIEEAIAELANDVPEKSLQSLAISQRPAGGNNEKIFHVYDTKTGNDLLRFHVRRDHPPQDGYYFNFHYHRFDDGYSGHHELGNIYWNTNVPPKWLS, from the coding sequence ATGCCAAATTGGTTTAGAAAAACCTTAGTCGCATTAATTACCGTATTTACATTTGGTTTAGTGACGCCTCCTTCCATATTGCTTGATAATGCCAAAGCTGCGGACAAGCCTACGAGCACAGCTGGGCAACAAAATTTGGAGAGTACGTCCTATACATATGAAGAAACGAATGACAGGTTAACCACCGATACTTTTATTACTTATGCGATGCAAGAAGCAGAAAAACAGTCGATGCAAAAGTTTGGTACTAAAATTGGCCCAGTAATTGAAGATGAATTTAAAGATGTAATATTACCAAAGATTGAAGAGGCAATTGCTGAACTTGCCAATGATGTACCAGAGAAGTCATTGCAATCATTAGCGATTTCTCAAAGACCAGCTGGTGGAAATAATGAAAAGATTTTTCACGTCTACGATACGAAAACAGGAAATGACTTATTGCGTTTCCATGTAAGAAGAGATCATCCACCGCAAGATGGTTATTATTTTAATTTCCACTATCATCGTTTTGATGATGGATACTCTGGACATCATGAGTTAGGGAATATTTATTGGAATACGAATGTACCGCCAAAATGGCTTTCTTAA
- a CDS encoding VOC family protein, which yields MNTLRAGIHHIEFWVANLEESISFYNKLFSIIGWRKLNEVAYSTGESEIYFKEVDEEIVRTLGPRHICYQAIHREVVDEVADFLSSMKVKVIRGPIEMNHYSEGYYTIDFYDPNGFIVEVAYTPNAEM from the coding sequence ATGAATACACTTCGAGCAGGTATTCATCATATTGAATTTTGGGTAGCAAATTTAGAGGAATCCATTTCTTTTTATAATAAGCTGTTTTCAATAATTGGATGGAGAAAATTAAATGAAGTAGCATATAGCACGGGAGAAAGTGAAATATACTTTAAAGAAGTAGATGAGGAAATCGTAAGGACGTTAGGGCCTAGACATATTTGTTATCAAGCTATTCATAGAGAAGTAGTTGATGAAGTAGCAGATTTTCTTTCTAGTATGAAAGTGAAGGTAATACGTGGTCCAATTGAAATGAATCATTATTCAGAAGGGTACTATACGATTGATTTTTACGATCCGAATGGATTTATTGTAGAAGTAGCCTATACACCAAATGCAGAAATGTAA
- a CDS encoding aminoglycoside phosphotransferase family protein yields the protein MKIITARQNNIQIVKDAANIEEISKGFSPDKKYVITNANNEKYLFRTGDIKEYERKKIEFQILNEMVKRNVQAQRPIEIGILEEEGVCYSIFSYLEGEDAKKLLPTYSPKEQYDIGIEAGKDLAKMHTYEAPNDILPWYERAMKKHSKYLEAYKTCGIKIKNDNKIIKFIDENEMYVKDRPNRFQHDDFHLENIIVRDGNYVGVVDFNGYDWGDPLHDFVKIALFARDISIPYSIGQIEGYFNRRIPEEFWKLYAVYVGMTVFSSVVWTLRAAPHMLDDTLERLHIVLEDHKNFELLKPSWFQPDKIDMK from the coding sequence ATGAAGATAATTACAGCACGGCAAAACAATATACAAATTGTAAAAGATGCAGCGAATATTGAAGAAATTTCTAAAGGTTTCTCTCCAGATAAGAAATATGTAATTACGAATGCAAATAATGAAAAATATTTATTTCGGACAGGAGATATAAAAGAGTATGAAAGAAAGAAAATAGAGTTTCAAATTTTAAATGAAATGGTAAAACGTAACGTACAGGCACAAAGGCCAATTGAAATAGGTATATTGGAAGAAGAAGGTGTATGCTATAGTATTTTTTCATATTTAGAAGGGGAAGATGCGAAGAAGCTATTGCCTACGTATTCACCAAAAGAACAATATGATATTGGCATAGAGGCAGGAAAAGATTTAGCGAAAATGCATACATATGAAGCGCCTAATGATATACTTCCATGGTATGAAAGAGCAATGAAAAAACATAGTAAATATTTAGAAGCATACAAAACATGCGGAATAAAAATAAAAAATGATAATAAAATTATTAAGTTTATAGATGAAAATGAAATGTATGTAAAGGATCGCCCAAATCGATTTCAACACGATGATTTTCATTTAGAAAATATAATTGTACGGGATGGGAATTATGTAGGTGTAGTTGATTTTAATGGTTATGACTGGGGCGATCCACTGCATGATTTCGTGAAAATTGCACTATTTGCAAGGGACATTAGTATTCCGTATTCAATCGGACAAATAGAAGGATACTTTAATAGGAGAATACCAGAAGAGTTCTGGAAATTATATGCGGTGTACGTTGGCATGACAGTTTTCTCATCAGTTGTCTGGACATTAAGAGCAGCACCACATATGTTGGATGATACGTTAGAGCGTCTTCATATTGTATTGGAAGATCATAAAAACTTTGAGTTATTAAAACCAAGTTGGTTTCAACCAGATAAGATTGATATGAAATAG
- a CDS encoding S41 family peptidase has protein sequence MYTEIFKEVVSITHHDYSGCIDKKGWDDPTTYLQTIEQLEKHRDLTPVQFTEIVNDYLLDFKDNHMFFKMSSNDQPLNSVGFQVKRYEDHLYITSTSQEKRVKKGQTIVALDNMKIPELLIKYKKYVNENTYEREKWDYVLLKSSNCTLIDKDGVTETISLQKYKQSEYTPIYSLKKYNKDTLLITLTDFANAAAINQLIDSYKNELDSFQNLIIDVRLNRGGSDDAFFNILPYLFEDKEISLFDSSNTMQLNHTERNYYLRMQDFEEDYDSSDDLSKLVTDMFIHDLKENYKKGLVTFDTSGLPKELQTLKIHGRTTPSRVAVLTDVTCGSSGDSFVEATKKSPKVKVIGRPTAGLNDYSNLAVMEWAGTFALYYPTSRLSIIDKGKGMSGIGIQPHIHIPWTPEHIQEDVDLKLALQLLQNEEW, from the coding sequence TTGTACACAGAAATCTTCAAAGAAGTTGTTTCGATTACTCATCACGATTATTCCGGTTGTATTGATAAAAAAGGATGGGATGATCCTACTACATATTTACAAACAATTGAGCAACTAGAGAAGCACAGAGATTTAACACCAGTACAATTCACTGAAATTGTAAATGATTACTTATTAGACTTCAAAGACAATCATATGTTTTTCAAAATGAGCTCTAACGATCAACCTCTTAACAGTGTTGGCTTCCAAGTGAAAAGATACGAAGATCACCTATATATTACATCTACTTCACAAGAAAAAAGAGTGAAAAAAGGACAAACTATCGTTGCATTAGATAATATGAAAATTCCTGAGCTATTAATAAAGTATAAAAAGTATGTAAATGAGAATACATATGAGCGTGAAAAATGGGACTATGTTTTATTAAAATCATCAAATTGTACACTTATAGATAAAGATGGAGTAACCGAAACCATTTCTTTACAAAAATATAAACAAAGCGAATACACACCTATCTATTCATTAAAAAAGTACAATAAAGATACACTCTTAATTACTTTAACTGACTTTGCAAATGCTGCAGCTATTAATCAATTAATCGACTCATACAAAAACGAGCTGGATTCTTTTCAAAACTTAATTATAGATGTGCGATTGAATCGTGGTGGAAGTGATGATGCATTTTTCAACATACTTCCTTACTTATTTGAAGACAAAGAAATTTCTCTTTTCGACTCTTCAAATACAATGCAATTAAATCATACAGAACGAAATTATTATTTACGAATGCAAGACTTCGAAGAAGATTATGATTCTTCAGACGACCTTTCAAAGTTAGTCACCGATATGTTTATTCACGATTTAAAAGAGAATTATAAAAAGGGCCTTGTTACATTTGATACATCTGGACTACCAAAAGAACTTCAAACTTTGAAAATACACGGACGAACAACACCAAGTAGAGTAGCCGTATTAACAGATGTTACATGTGGAAGCTCTGGTGATTCTTTTGTAGAAGCAACAAAAAAATCACCGAAAGTAAAAGTAATAGGTCGTCCTACTGCTGGTTTAAATGATTATTCTAATTTAGCAGTAATGGAATGGGCTGGTACGTTCGCTCTTTACTATCCTACTTCACGGCTTTCTATTATAGATAAAGGCAAAGGAATGTCCGGAATTGGAATACAACCTCATATACATATCCCATGGACTCCGGAACATATACAAGAAGATGTGGATTTAAAGTTAGCATTACAACTACTTCAAAATGAAGAATGGTAA
- a CDS encoding serine hydrolase, giving the protein MSKIETPVMTSLQTTVEKMMKNLNVPGAAVAVIKDGEVIISEGFGYRNIETKEAVTPNTRFAIGSSTKAFGTLSLSLLAQQKKFNWDTPIHSYIPNFTLSELLASSQVTGRDLASHRTGVSRHDALWYNSSLSRQDLVEKIKHLPLDAPFRTAFLYNNLMYATISCIVENITNQTWEQYTTEHILEPLNMRHTNFSVNDSQTTDDYALPYIENDGEIKVVPFRNIDTVGAAGCINSTIEDMANWVLLHLNEGKFGDHELISSELLQQMYTPHNSIPDQPVLSLPESPLNSYGLGWFISAYRGKKVIHHGGNIDGFSALVSFIPTENIGLVILTNAGGTLLPTYLANQIYDELLELESIDWHKRAVEDTKKMKEMMKEATESLPEQIKGTTPSHKLEDYTGTFEHPAYGTLQVYKRDDSLYVQFMEMDIQLGHHHYDIFSAKVDLFQMKMSLLFAYEMNVSGKFPSLQLHVPATLSTQPLTFKKIK; this is encoded by the coding sequence ATGTCTAAAATTGAAACGCCTGTTATGACTTCTTTACAAACAACGGTTGAAAAAATGATGAAGAATTTAAATGTTCCTGGTGCTGCTGTAGCTGTTATAAAAGACGGTGAAGTTATTATTTCAGAAGGTTTCGGCTATCGTAATATAGAAACAAAAGAGGCTGTTACACCGAATACCCGGTTCGCAATCGGTTCCTCAACGAAAGCGTTTGGCACACTTTCATTAAGCTTGTTAGCACAGCAAAAAAAGTTTAATTGGGATACTCCTATCCATTCTTATATACCTAACTTTACTTTATCTGAACTACTTGCTAGCTCACAAGTTACAGGACGGGATTTAGCTTCTCATCGAACTGGAGTGAGTCGTCATGATGCTCTTTGGTACAACTCTTCCTTATCTCGACAAGATCTCGTTGAAAAAATAAAACATTTACCACTTGATGCACCGTTCCGGACTGCATTTCTATATAACAACTTAATGTATGCAACAATTAGCTGCATTGTTGAAAACATTACAAATCAAACGTGGGAGCAATATACTACAGAACATATTTTAGAACCTTTAAATATGAGACATACAAACTTCTCTGTTAACGATTCACAAACTACAGATGATTACGCTTTACCTTACATTGAAAATGACGGTGAAATAAAAGTAGTTCCATTCCGTAACATCGATACAGTTGGCGCTGCTGGGTGTATTAATTCTACAATTGAAGATATGGCAAATTGGGTACTTCTCCACTTAAACGAAGGAAAATTTGGAGATCATGAATTAATCTCCTCTGAATTATTACAACAAATGTATACACCACACAATTCAATTCCAGACCAACCCGTTTTATCACTCCCTGAATCTCCATTAAATAGTTACGGTCTTGGTTGGTTTATTAGCGCTTATCGTGGTAAAAAAGTAATTCATCATGGCGGTAATATCGATGGATTTTCAGCACTTGTTTCATTCATACCAACAGAAAACATAGGCCTTGTCATTTTAACGAATGCTGGAGGAACATTACTTCCTACTTATCTCGCTAATCAAATTTATGACGAACTACTTGAATTAGAATCCATTGATTGGCATAAACGTGCTGTAGAAGATACTAAAAAAATGAAGGAAATGATGAAAGAAGCAACTGAATCGCTCCCTGAACAAATTAAAGGGACTACACCTTCGCACAAGTTAGAGGATTATACTGGTACTTTTGAACATCCTGCATACGGAACATTACAAGTATACAAACGAGATGATTCGTTATATGTACAATTTATGGAAATGGATATTCAATTAGGGCATCATCATTACGACATCTTCTCTGCAAAAGTTGACTTATTCCAAATGAAAATGAGCTTATTATTCGCTTATGAAATGAATGTAAGTGGTAAATTCCCATCCCTTCAGTTACATGTACCAGCTACATTAAGTACTCAGCCGCTTACATTTAAGAAAATTAAATAA
- a CDS encoding thymidylate synthase: protein MKHAENDYLNLCRHVMEHGTKKEDRTGTGTVSVFGYQMRFDLSKGFPLLTTKRVPFRLVASELLWFMKGDTNIRYLLQHNNNIWNEWAFKSWVESDEYTGPDMTDFGLRSQQDEEFKVQYDEQMELFKKKVLEDDDFSNKYGYLGDVYGKQWRAWKTTAGETLDQLKDVIEMIKKTPDSRRLIVSAWNPEDVPSMALPPCHTLFQFYVADGKLSCQLYQRSGDIFLGIPFNIASYSLLTHLIAHECGLEVGEFVHTIGDAHIYTNHFEQVEKQLAREPRPFPKLTLNPDVKSVFDFEMEDLTIEGYDPHPAIKAPVAV, encoded by the coding sequence ATGAAACATGCTGAAAATGACTACTTAAATTTATGCCGCCATGTAATGGAACATGGTACGAAGAAAGAAGATCGTACAGGGACAGGAACTGTATCTGTATTTGGATATCAAATGCGTTTTGATTTGAGTAAAGGATTTCCTTTATTAACGACAAAAAGAGTACCATTTCGCCTTGTAGCAAGTGAACTACTTTGGTTTATGAAAGGTGATACAAATATTCGCTATTTATTGCAGCATAATAATAACATTTGGAATGAATGGGCGTTTAAGAGCTGGGTAGAAAGTGATGAGTATACTGGTCCTGACATGACGGATTTTGGTCTTCGCTCACAACAAGATGAAGAATTTAAAGTACAGTACGATGAGCAGATGGAATTGTTTAAAAAGAAAGTTTTAGAAGATGATGATTTCTCAAATAAATATGGTTATTTAGGAGACGTTTACGGTAAACAGTGGCGAGCTTGGAAAACGACAGCTGGTGAGACACTTGATCAATTAAAAGATGTAATTGAAATGATTAAAAAAACACCAGACTCACGTCGTTTAATCGTTTCTGCTTGGAATCCTGAAGACGTACCAAGTATGGCATTACCCCCTTGTCATACATTATTCCAGTTTTATGTAGCGGACGGAAAGCTTTCTTGTCAGCTATATCAAAGAAGTGGTGACATATTCCTTGGAATACCATTTAACATCGCAAGTTATTCACTACTAACACATCTAATTGCACATGAATGTGGTCTTGAAGTAGGGGAATTTGTTCATACAATTGGTGATGCACATATTTATACAAATCATTTTGAACAAGTAGAAAAGCAATTGGCACGTGAACCACGTCCATTCCCGAAACTTACATTAAATCCAGATGTGAAATCTGTTTTCGATTTTGAAATGGAAGATTTAACGATTGAAGGATATGATCCACATCCAGCAATTAAAGCACCGGTTGCAGTATAA
- a CDS encoding dihydrofolate reductase, with amino-acid sequence MIVSFMVAMDENRVIGKDNNLPWRLPSELQYVKKTTMGHPLIMGRKNYEAIGRPLPGRRNIIVTRNEGYHVEGCEVVHSVEEVFELCKNEEEIFIFGGAQIYDLFLPYVDKLYITKIHHAFEGDTFFPEIDMTNWEEIFVEKGLTDEKNPYTYYYHVYEKQQ; translated from the coding sequence ATGATTGTTTCATTTATGGTCGCAATGGACGAAAATAGAGTAATCGGTAAAGATAATAATTTACCTTGGCGTTTACCGAGTGAATTACAATACGTGAAGAAAACAACGATGGGTCACCCGCTTATTATGGGAAGAAAGAACTATGAAGCGATTGGTAGACCGCTGCCTGGAAGACGTAATATTATTGTAACTCGTAATGAAGGATATCACGTTGAAGGATGTGAAGTTGTTCATTCTGTAGAAGAAGTATTCGAACTATGTAAAAATGAAGAAGAGATTTTTATTTTTGGCGGAGCGCAAATTTACGATCTCTTTTTACCTTATGTAGACAAGTTATATATAACAAAAATCCATCATGCATTTGAAGGAGATACATTCTTCCCAGAAATAGATATGACAAATTGGGAAGAGATTTTTGTAGAAAAAGGTTTAACGGATGAAAAAAACCCGTATACGTATTATTACCACGTATATGAGAAACAACAATAA
- the pbpC gene encoding penicillin-binding protein 3, whose product MRKIWGILFLCLTFMLVGCGKEEKPQEAFDTYVKAWNKQKFADMYDQLSKNAKKDISKKEFTEKYEKIYSGIEVNDLKVETGEVKEDKKDEGPVPFKVSMDTVGGKVTFGHEAKMVKEKDGDKESWKIDWTPDFIFPGMTKDSKVRMQTTQPKRGEIYDRNGKGLATNGKASEIGIVPEKLDDTAPQTKETVAKLLNMTVEEIDQKLAAKWVKPGYLVPIGILPEGATQNTYIDLAGVSTKPVNVRTYPLGEAAAHLTGYIGKVNAEDLKTLQKKGYQADDPVGKAGLEQVLEEKLRGKKGGRVFVEDAQGKEIKNLAKTDAVDGENVTLTIDSAVQEKTYNEMKGEAGSSAAINPKSGETIALVSSPAYDPNLIARGTSKAQREAWNNDPKKPMTNRFTQLSVPGSVFKPITAAIGLETKTIDPKEELKIEGLKWTKDSSWGNYYVTRVKDANPIDFDKAMKYSDNIYFAQEALKIGKDKFMSEAKKFGFDEKLPIEYGFPASKIANDGIKNDIQMADTGYGQGQVLMTPLHLALTYAPIVNDGTIPSPYIIKTDKQPKAWKENVISKGNQDILKTAMTKVINDPDGTGKIAKIDGMTLAGKTGTAELKVSKEAEGKELGWFAAFDLNSPDMVITMMIEDVKGRGGSNIPAEKVKHVFQK is encoded by the coding sequence TTGAGAAAGATATGGGGGATTCTTTTTCTTTGCTTAACATTCATGTTAGTTGGATGCGGTAAAGAAGAAAAACCACAAGAAGCGTTTGATACATATGTAAAAGCATGGAATAAACAAAAATTTGCAGATATGTATGATCAACTATCAAAAAATGCAAAAAAAGATATTTCAAAGAAAGAGTTTACTGAGAAATATGAAAAAATTTATTCTGGTATCGAAGTGAACGACTTAAAGGTAGAAACAGGGGAAGTAAAAGAAGATAAAAAAGATGAAGGCCCTGTTCCTTTTAAAGTAAGCATGGATACAGTTGGTGGTAAAGTTACTTTTGGCCATGAAGCAAAAATGGTGAAAGAAAAAGATGGAGATAAAGAATCTTGGAAAATAGATTGGACTCCTGATTTTATTTTCCCTGGCATGACGAAAGATAGTAAAGTGCGTATGCAGACGACACAGCCAAAACGTGGTGAAATATACGATCGTAATGGAAAAGGTCTTGCAACGAATGGGAAAGCTTCTGAAATTGGAATAGTTCCAGAAAAATTAGACGATACTGCTCCGCAAACGAAAGAGACAGTAGCGAAGTTGTTAAATATGACTGTAGAAGAAATTGATCAAAAATTAGCTGCTAAATGGGTAAAACCAGGGTATCTCGTACCAATTGGAATTTTGCCTGAAGGGGCAACGCAAAATACGTATATTGATTTAGCAGGTGTTTCAACAAAACCTGTAAATGTTCGTACATATCCATTAGGGGAAGCGGCAGCTCATCTAACTGGTTATATCGGAAAGGTAAATGCTGAAGATTTAAAAACGCTTCAAAAGAAAGGCTATCAAGCTGATGATCCAGTTGGTAAAGCTGGTTTAGAGCAAGTATTAGAGGAAAAGCTACGCGGTAAAAAAGGTGGCCGTGTCTTTGTAGAAGATGCACAAGGAAAAGAAATTAAAAACTTGGCAAAAACAGATGCTGTTGATGGAGAAAACGTAACTTTAACTATTGATAGTGCTGTTCAAGAAAAAACTTACAATGAAATGAAGGGCGAAGCTGGTTCAAGTGCAGCAATTAATCCGAAAAGTGGAGAAACAATTGCACTAGTAAGTAGTCCAGCATATGATCCTAATTTAATTGCACGAGGAACATCGAAAGCGCAACGCGAAGCTTGGAATAATGATCCGAAAAAACCGATGACGAATCGCTTTACACAATTATCGGTACCAGGTTCTGTATTTAAACCAATTACAGCTGCAATTGGTCTTGAAACGAAAACGATCGATCCAAAAGAAGAGTTAAAAATTGAAGGGTTAAAATGGACAAAAGATTCTTCTTGGGGTAATTATTATGTAACGCGTGTGAAAGATGCAAATCCGATTGATTTTGATAAGGCGATGAAATACTCGGATAATATTTACTTCGCACAAGAAGCGTTGAAAATCGGAAAAGACAAGTTTATGAGTGAAGCGAAAAAATTTGGATTCGATGAGAAACTACCAATTGAATATGGATTCCCTGCTTCTAAAATTGCAAATGACGGTATTAAAAATGATATTCAAATGGCAGATACAGGATATGGACAAGGACAAGTATTAATGACTCCTCTTCATTTAGCTTTAACGTATGCGCCAATTGTAAATGATGGAACGATTCCATCACCGTATATTATTAAAACAGATAAACAACCAAAAGCTTGGAAAGAAAATGTAATTTCTAAAGGAAATCAGGATATATTAAAAACTGCTATGACGAAAGTAATTAATGATCCGGATGGTACAGGGAAAATTGCTAAGATTGATGGAATGACTCTTGCTGGAAAAACAGGTACAGCGGAATTAAAAGTATCTAAAGAAGCCGAAGGAAAAGAACTAGGCTGGTTCGCTGCATTTGATTTGAATTCGCCAGATATGGTCATTACAATGATGATTGAAGATGTAAAAGGTAGAGGCGGAAGTAACATTCCAGCTGAAAAAGTAAAACATGTTTTTCAAAAATAA
- a CDS encoding FMN-dependent NADH-azoreductase gives MTKVLFITANPNSAEGSFGMAVGEAFIEAYKNEHPQDEVVTIDLFNTTVPAIDADVFAAWGKFAAGEGFETLTEAQQQKVAAMNTNLETFMHADRYVFVTPMWNFSYPPVVKAYLDNVAIAGKTFKYTENGPVGLLEGKKALHIQATGGVYSEGAYAAVDFGRNHLKTVLGFVGVNDTDYIAVEGMNANPEKAQEIKEAAIANARELAKRF, from the coding sequence ATGACAAAAGTACTATTTATCACAGCAAATCCAAATTCAGCAGAAGGTTCTTTCGGAATGGCAGTAGGGGAAGCTTTCATCGAGGCTTATAAAAACGAGCATCCACAAGACGAAGTTGTAACAATTGATCTATTCAATACTACTGTACCAGCAATCGATGCAGATGTATTTGCTGCTTGGGGTAAATTTGCAGCAGGTGAAGGCTTTGAAACTTTAACGGAAGCTCAACAACAAAAAGTAGCAGCAATGAACACAAACTTAGAAACATTTATGCATGCAGATCGTTATGTATTCGTAACTCCAATGTGGAACTTTAGCTATCCACCAGTAGTAAAAGCATACTTAGATAACGTAGCAATCGCAGGTAAAACATTCAAATATACTGAAAATGGTCCAGTTGGCTTATTAGAAGGTAAAAAAGCACTTCACATTCAAGCAACAGGTGGCGTATATTCTGAAGGAGCATACGCAGCTGTAGACTTCGGACGCAATCACTTAAAAACTGTATTAGGATTTGTCGGTGTAAATGATACTGATTATATTGCAGTTGAAGGTATGAATGCAAACCCTGAAAAAGCACAAGAAATTAAAGAAGCGGCAATTGCTAATGCTCGTGAATTAGCAAAACGTTTCTAA
- a CDS encoding lysophospholipid acyltransferase family protein — MIQTFFKIFYLILIVIAITPRMWRLKRQVNTMAPKEKDNAVYKTTNWFGKKMVRVAGGTVEVKGLENVPKDKPVLVVSNHQSNMDIPVLLGYLNKPIGFVSKAEIKKFPVVPTWMELMNCVFMDRSDRRQSLKAIKDGIELLKNGHSIVIFPEGTRSKGGEVGEFKAGSFHLAVKSGVAILPVTLDGTYKMFEANGNRMKSAHATVTISKPITPEEYANMDIKELTKHTQEVIASQLHK, encoded by the coding sequence ATGATTCAAACGTTTTTTAAAATCTTTTATTTAATTTTAATTGTAATTGCGATTACACCGAGAATGTGGCGTCTTAAAAGACAAGTAAATACGATGGCGCCAAAAGAAAAAGATAATGCTGTGTACAAAACGACAAATTGGTTTGGTAAGAAAATGGTACGTGTAGCTGGAGGGACAGTAGAAGTGAAAGGGCTTGAAAATGTTCCGAAAGACAAGCCGGTACTAGTTGTAAGTAATCACCAAAGTAATATGGATATCCCTGTTTTACTAGGTTACTTAAATAAACCAATTGGATTCGTGTCAAAAGCAGAGATTAAAAAGTTCCCAGTTGTACCAACTTGGATGGAACTTATGAATTGTGTATTTATGGATCGTAGCGATCGTCGTCAATCTCTTAAAGCAATTAAAGATGGAATCGAACTATTAAAGAATGGACATTCTATCGTAATTTTCCCAGAAGGAACGAGAAGTAAAGGTGGCGAAGTTGGAGAGTTTAAGGCTGGTAGTTTCCATCTTGCAGTAAAGTCAGGTGTAGCAATTTTACCTGTAACGTTAGATGGTACATATAAGATGTTTGAAGCGAATGGAAATCGTATGAAGTCAGCTCATGCAACAGTAACAATTTCTAAGCCGATTACACCTGAAGAGTATGCGAATATGGATATTAAAGAATTAACGAAGCATACACAGGAAGTTATCGCATCACAATTACATAAGTAA
- the trhA gene encoding PAQR family membrane homeostasis protein TrhA, whose protein sequence is MTEKMTRMTQFVKEEIANAITHGIGAILSIPALIILIIHASKHGTSSAVVAFTVYGVSMFLLYLFSTLLHSIHHPKVEKIFTILDHSAIYLLIAGTYTPFLLITLRGPLGWTLLAIIWTLAIGGIVFKIFFVRRFIKASTLCYIIMGWLIIVAIKPLYENLTGHGFSLLLAGGILYSVGAIFFLWEKLPFNHAIWHLFVLGGSAMMFFCVLFYVLPTA, encoded by the coding sequence ATGACTGAAAAAATGACACGAATGACCCAATTTGTAAAAGAAGAAATTGCAAATGCAATTACACATGGTATCGGTGCCATTTTAAGCATCCCTGCCTTAATCATATTGATTATTCATGCTTCTAAGCACGGTACCTCATCAGCTGTAGTCGCATTTACTGTTTATGGTGTAAGCATGTTCTTACTGTACTTGTTTTCAACATTGCTACATAGCATTCATCATCCTAAAGTAGAAAAAATATTTACTATTTTAGATCATTCAGCCATTTACTTATTGATTGCTGGCACGTATACTCCTTTTCTACTTATTACACTTCGTGGCCCATTAGGATGGACGTTGCTTGCTATAATTTGGACACTTGCAATCGGAGGTATCGTCTTCAAAATCTTCTTTGTACGTCGCTTTATAAAGGCATCAACTTTATGTTACATCATTATGGGCTGGCTCATAATCGTTGCCATTAAACCACTTTATGAAAATCTAACTGGACATGGTTTTTCACTGCTTTTAGCAGGTGGAATTTTATATTCTGTCGGAGCTATATTCTTCCTTTGGGAAAAGCTACCTTTCAACCATGCCATATGGCACCTGTTCGTTTTAGGTGGTAGTGCGATGATGTTCTTCTGTGTACTCTTTTACGTCTTACCTACAGCATAA